The Venturia canescens isolate UGA chromosome 7, ASM1945775v1, whole genome shotgun sequence genome segment AATTGTTGACACTTTCTCTCGTATTTGAAATATCCCAAGagccaatattttttttacgcttTTTTTCCATGATCAAGTTAGTTTATGTGCTCGAGATTTATCCGCACAACATTGATTACCATCTTTAGTGCCCGAGGCTCGTGAAAACTCAAGACCTATGTGAGCCGCATAATCGACGGCTAATCCGGCGCACAATAGAATCATTATACTCGAGGAAATTTCTATCGTTAAGCTGAGATAGTACATTGAGCCGAGAAGATCGATAAGGGTGAATAGAACGCAACATATAACCCAAATTGATGCTTGAAGGTTTCTCAATATTATTATCGTCACCAATCCGACCGCTAATATCTCCAGGCTCAAGTTGTGAATTAATTCCTCGCCAATTATCTGCAAGTTAACGAGTTTCTGTAATGCGCCCGTTACTTTCCATCGATTTTCctactttttcttctcattatAAACTCGATACggttcttcattatttttagacGTACTAACTGCGGCAGCGATTCAGTTTTCAGAggctcaacatttttatttattcgttctcATCGAAAATTTTAATACCGCTCTTTCAAATACGGTTTCAAGTATCACAaactttgaattttccgtttccaAAATATTATCGCGACAAATAAACTATTTTGCCGATCAACTCGAAGCTAATTGTTAAGTTTATTACCAGCCAAAAGAACAGTTTCTCGAAAAACTAACATATTTCGGATTTTCACACTTGATTtattcgtgaaatatttctaaaatccttcatttttctccgttttttcTACTCCGACAAAAATCccgaaaaatatgttttctaGAGACCGAACTAAATCGCTGCTTTGAAAgatggaaatgagaaaaaaaaattaatctcaTTTCGCAAAATAAGATTTTcgaacacgaaaaatcgagaacgaataattgaaatataaattttaaacCAGATTTGCAGTCCAAGAGACGTAATCCTGAGAAAAAACGGCGACGTTTTCGATCCCCcgagaaaaattgacgttcCCGAGGATTTCTCTAACAGAATGCATTGCACGAATCTGATCACTCGTATTATTGATCAGAACATGTTGAATCTGTATCTTCGAGATCTGAATAATGGAGAGGAAGACAAATAATCAATCATATTAATCGAATTACGTTAACAAACTTAATTATGTAGTTCGGAAACTACTAATGGAGTTTCCAATATTTTACCGTAATATTATAATCCGCGATGGGAACTTTGTTGAACTTGACGTCTTGAACATAGGATTGTCCCTCTTTAGTGACGAATAGATATTCCGACAGATATCCGTAATATTCGTCCTTACTTTCGACAGCtgtaattaatttttataaacctTCGTGTTCGAAAGATCTGAAATGCTAATAATGATAAGAGTTTCCAAAGAACCCATAGAACGTTTTCAGGGAAAAAATGTACACCAAACGAAGATAACTATTACTTGGAATattgaatttatgaaattataaTGAGCCTAGTATTTAGCCAAAGTAAATTTACATGGTGTCTAGCGCAGCCCTTGGAAACCTTCATATTCGTGATAAATTCTTAAATTCCAACTGCATGGTCCTTAAAAAAGGCTGAAAATGGgttgaaattttgtgtaaTCTCTtgagttttgtatttttattctcgttttttttttttaatacaatgatgtatgaaaaatgttgataaacgttgattatttttgattttttaatcgttcactttgaaataaatctcagtttgaaaaaatcaatttttgttatgAGGGTTATTGAAATATAATTGTGTTAATAAACGTATAATATAGCATGAAATTTAGTTTTTCCATTCACCACTAGACACCATGAAATTGTGTTGAGTGCTCGTTAAGTATTGTGAATATGTTTACCGTGCCCGGAGGTTCGAAGCCACGTCTCATAAGCGGTGAACCAAGGCTCGAGAGTGCGGTTATTGACGTAAGGATTTTGTCGGAGTTTATCGACAAGATTTTTGAGAGCTTGAGAATCTTCGTAGTAATCTACACCAGAAAGATAAATAGCCGCTCTTTTGCCATATTTGGGAAAATATTGAACGAGTTTATCATTGAATTTGATGGGATAAGAGTCTTGATTAAGATACCAGAGTGGatcaaagttttgttccaGATGAAAGATGCCCCAGATGTTGACCGCTAGGAAAGAGAGCGTGAGTAGCAGGACGAGGCTTTTCGTGCGTTTTTTCATGACGAGGGGACcgaaaaatttctcgaaaacgAGACGCTGAGTGTTGCGTTGGCTGCAGTCGTTGGGAATGAAATCGGATTTACGGCGGCAGAGACAACCGTCTTTTATGAGAACGAGACGACGCTCGTCCAGTACGAGACAGCTGAcgaaaaacattatttcaaaaacgtacaaaaataatattcccATTGTTGCGAACACGCAGAATGACTTGAGGAAGGGCATGACCGTTGAGACGCCGATTGCGAACGCGACGATGTTCGTTATCGAGGTCACCGTTATAGACATTCCCGATTGGCGGAGAGCTTCGCCGATGCGTTTCGGTATTTCCTCCttatcaacttttttcgagGTCGAAATATTCTCCAAACTTTGTACAACGACGAACATGTCGTCGACCCCGATACCGAGCAACAAAAATGGCAGAATCGGATGAATCGGACCGTAAAAAAAACCAAGATAATAGGAGAGACCGTAAGCCGATAAAATCGCTTGTCCGACCACCGAAACACCCATCAACGACAAATATATCCTTTGCTGCACGACGTTGCAACGACCGATCATCGCCATCACGTATATCGCTATCAGCGACAGACCGCAAAATAACACCGTCATATTGTTCTGCAACACCTCGTGAAGGAAGTCCTTGAAGCTTCTCGATGTTACCGCGTAAATTCTCATGCCCTCCGGCAATGTCGCGTTCGGTTTCAACACCCGTTCGATGAACTCCAATTCCCAATCCGGTAAATTCTCGTTCGATCTCCTCATTATCCAATGTAATATCGTCGCTTTCGCGCCGTTGACTCTACCTTTTGAGTCGTAGCTTATCCTCGACAGAAGAGGTGCTACGTCCATCAGCAAAGTGTCGTTCGAAGCTCTGCGAAATTTTTTGCCAATGTGTATTATTTTTAGGGCTGTTAATTTCTCATTAGCTactgttctctctctctctctctctttacaATACAATTTCAAATCAGAAGTATTTCGAGCAGAGAAACTAACGATCTGATAAACTGGAGTAACAGAAAAAATCGCGAGGAGTTTCATTTACAGCTATTTTGCCACCGAAAAGAAGatttatattaaaataaatcGTTTGGAGTAAAAATAATGTCGTTCAACACGAAAACGGTGTTACGAGTAGAGTAAATAGCCCTGCGAGTGTTTTctttggaaaaaagaaaaaaaactcacgtgTCGTTGAGTGCTCGAGAGACATCATCGAGCACTTGTTGCTTCGTAATTTCGGTGAAATCATTCGTACCTTTACTTCTCCACAATTTTAACAGCGATTGATAAATGCAGTCGTCGT includes the following:
- the LOC122413388 gene encoding patched domain-containing protein 3-like — translated: MEQSLRNRGISSWIMLMCPITKFDFDMEQVFYQIGVSIGRKPWLWLLASLCVSCVFGPGMLLWREEIDDVELFMPSDSIVRLDAAWVKKHFGDDLRYESIIVTAPNVLEPEVLQKISEIEDSVKRIVVNNNTWQDVCAGYLTWFQDHTLSMSEGDMEYVNKMVEKLNRTTLDDDCIYQSLLKLWRSKGTNDFTEITKQQVLDDVSRALNDTASNDTLLMDVAPLLSRISYDSKGRVNGAKATILHWIMRRSNENLPDWELEFIERVLKPNATLPEGMRIYAVTSRSFKDFLHEVLQNNMTVLFCGLSLIAIYVMAMIGRCNVVQQRIYLSLMGVSVVGQAILSAYGLSYYLGFFYGPIHPILPFLLLGIGVDDMFVVVQSLENISTSKKVDKEEIPKRIGEALRQSGMSITVTSITNIVAFAIGVSTVMPFLKSFCVFATMGILFLYVFEIMFFVSCLVLDERRLVLIKDGCLCRRKSDFIPNDCSQRNTQRLVFEKFFGPLVMKKRTKSLVLLLTLSFLAVNIWGIFHLEQNFDPLWYLNQDSYPIKFNDKLVQYFPKYGKRAAIYLSGVDYYEDSQALKNLVDKLRQNPYVNNRTLEPWFTAYETWLRTSGHAVESKDEYYGYLSEYLFVTKEGQSYVQDVKFNKVPIADYNITISKIQIQHVLINNTSDQIRAMHSVREILGNVNFSRGIENVAVFSQDYVSWTANLIIGEELIHNLSLEILAVGLVTIIILRNLQASIWVICCVLFTLIDLLGSMYYLSLTIEISSSIMILLCAGLAVDYAAHIGLEFSRASGTKDERSIKTLGVIGPAVFNGGLSTFLAFVLMGASDAYLFSTFFKLFTSVVVFGLFHGLVFLPVILSLYGPNQKKKKELETKQDDEKRNCDRDQNGFTTVHLPPVCPDLVIKPTAK